GGCACCCAACATAAAGAAAACTGCGAGACCGGCGCACCGGCATCCGGATACGTCGCCTCGGAGCGCAGTCCGATCAGCAACCGGGTTGGCGAACCATGTAAACAACCGAACCAGACCACGGGCAGTACGTTCCCGCCATCGGCCCTTTCGACCCAGGCCAGGGTCTTGGGCCACAAACTCCGATGTTTGTTTCGGTTCATCCTACCTCCTTGCATGAATCCATCGTCCCCGCCTGCGTGAGTTTCAAGTAAAGCATCTTTGCGCGTCGGCGCAAGCTTTGCCGACACGACAAAAGAAACCTTTTAATCGACCCAAATGGCTGATATGATAAGCAATTAAGAATATCCGCACCGCCCCCACGCCTGCCGACGCTACACGGCGGTGCCGGGAACGCATTGCTGCCCGTTCGTTTTTATGACCTTCACGGATCCCCGGAGGATGCCATGCCGGCCGTTATCAGCCAAAACCCCCTTGGACAGATTCATCACACCCCCCTGGTTCGTCTCAACCGCCTGACCGGTCCGAACAGTGCCGCCGTCTGGGGCAAAATGGAAGCCTCCAACCCCGGAGGCAGCGTTAAAGACCGTATCGCCCTGGCCATGGTTGAGGATGCCGAACAACGCGGCCAGCTCAAGCCCGGCGCCACCCTGATCGAACCGACCAGCGGCAATACCGGTATCGGCCTGGCGCTGGTATGCGCAGTCAAGGGATACAAGCTGGTTCTGACCATGCCCGAAACCATGAGTATCGAACGCCGCCGGCTGCTTACGGCCTACGGTGCCGAACTGGTTCTGACGCCGGGTGGTCAGGGGATGCGCGGCGCCGTTTCCCGCGCCGAGGAACTGTCCGCGCAACACGGCTATTATATGCCCATGCAGTTCAGCAACCCCGCCAATCCACGGATACATGAAAAAACCACCGGCCCCGAGATCATTGCCGCCCTGGAAGGTCAGGTCGACGGCTTTGTCGCCGGCGTCGGTACCGGCGGCACCATTACCGGAGTCGGACGGGCGCTTCGCAGTCATAATCCCCAGGCGCAGATCGTCGCCGTGGAACCAGCTGCATCACCGGTATTGTCCGGCGGCACCCCCGGCCTGCACAAAATCCAGGGGATCGGTGCCGGCTTTATCCCCGAGGTCCTCGATACGGCCATTTACCAGGAAGTCATGACTGTCAGCGATGAGGATGCCTACAACACCACGCGCCGGCTGGCGCGGGAAGAAGGTCTGTTCGTGGGGATTTCCGCAGGCGCCAATGTCTTCGCCGCCCTGCAGCTCGCCGAGCGCCTCGGTCCCGGCAAAAACGTGGTCACGGTTTTATGCGATACCGGCGAACGCTACCTTTCCGTCGGCCTGTTTGACTGACTTTGTCCCTTTTGCAACTGAAGAACCGGACCGTTGTATGCCTCCAGATGCCCGCTATGCGAAACTTTTAGAGCTTCTGAAAAACCTCGGCACCGCAGCGGTCGCCTTTTCGGGCGGTGTCGACTCGACCTTGCTGCTGCACGCCGCCCTGGAGGCCCTCGGTAGCGACAACGTTCTTGCCATCACCGTCACCTCGCCCTTTTTCCCTGCCTGGGAGCAACGCGACAGCCAGCGCTTCGCCCGGCAAATGGGCGCATGCCAGATCCTCGTCCCATGCGACCTATTGAGCCTGCCGGAGGTCGTCCGCAACGATGCGCTACGCTGCTACCATTGTAAAAAAGCGCTTTTCGGACTTTGCCTGAAAACGGCCCGGCAGCAGGGTTTCAACCTGATGCTGGATGGGACCAACCTTGACGACGAAGACGATTATCGACCCGGCCACAAGGCCGCTCTCGAATTGGGGGTACGTTCGCCCCTGGCCGAAGTCGGCCTGAACAAGGAGGATATTCGCCGTCTCAGCCGGCACTACGACCTGCCGACCTGGAACCGACCGGCGTTTGCCTGTCTGGCTTCGCGGATTCCTTACGGTACCCGCATCGAGGCCAGCCGGCTTGCACAGATAGAGACATGCGAGACGGCACTGCGCAGCCTAGGATTTGACGGCGCACGCGCACGTCACCACGGCGATACGGTGCGCATCGAAATCGATCCTGCCTTATTTCCCGCCCTGCTCGACCCGACGACCCGCCTGACCATCATCGAAAGGGCCAAAGCCGCCAGCTTTGCCTACGTATCCCTCGACCTGGAAGGCTATCGCACCGGCAGCCTCAACGAAACCTTGCGGCGTCCAGACCCGTAACTTGTCCGGGCGATCCTGACTGTGGGCCAGGTTCTCTGCGATGCTTCCTGTTTTCCCTTTTCCGCTTAGCCATTTGACGAGGATGCGATGAATAATTCCCGAAGCCTGTTGTGTGTCTGTTTCTGTGCCGGCCTGCTTGGTGCGCTTGCCAACAGCAGCGTGACCTGGCTGGCTGCCAAACTCGGACTTCCCCAATGGTGCGGCGTCGACCTCGTACCTCAGTGGACCGCGGCGTGGATCTATCCCCGCCTGTTGTGGGGCGGCCTGTGGGGGCTGGTTTTCTTCATGACCGTCGGATCTCCCCGCAGTCGCACTCAATGGGTACGCAAGGGGCTCTGGGTCAGCGTACTCCTTAGCGCATGGCAGCTGTTTTACATCTATCCCAACCGCACCGCATTCGGCGTACTCGGACTGGGCCTGGGAACGCTGACGCCGCTTTTCATCCTCTTCTACAATCTGATCTGGGGCGGCTTTACCGGGTTTTTCGCACGCGCCTTCTGGGGCCGCAACCGGTGAAACACAGCCTTCGCAAAGCGCCGGGCATCCTACTCGCCGCTCTGGCCTGTGTGCTTCTGCTGGCCGGATATGCTTGTGCCGCCCCCCAACAGCAGGGAAAAGTCACCTGGGTCTACGACGGCGACACCATCAAGATCGCAGGAATAGGCAAGGTTCGGCTGCTCGGCATCGATGTACCCGAACGGGAAGGCTCACCACGCGATCGCTATTTTACGCGACAGGGCATAAGCCCTGCCACCTTGCGCAGGGTGCACGCCCAGGCACGCCGCCTGGTTCGCGAGCGCAGCTATGGCCAAACCGTCTCCCTCCGGACCGGACAGCCCGCCCACGACAGGTAC
This DNA window, taken from Syntrophotalea carbinolica DSM 2380, encodes the following:
- the cysK gene encoding cysteine synthase A, which encodes MPAVISQNPLGQIHHTPLVRLNRLTGPNSAAVWGKMEASNPGGSVKDRIALAMVEDAEQRGQLKPGATLIEPTSGNTGIGLALVCAVKGYKLVLTMPETMSIERRRLLTAYGAELVLTPGGQGMRGAVSRAEELSAQHGYYMPMQFSNPANPRIHEKTTGPEIIAALEGQVDGFVAGVGTGGTITGVGRALRSHNPQAQIVAVEPAASPVLSGGTPGLHKIQGIGAGFIPEVLDTAIYQEVMTVSDEDAYNTTRRLAREEGLFVGISAGANVFAALQLAERLGPGKNVVTVLCDTGERYLSVGLFD
- a CDS encoding thermonuclease family protein; this translates as MKHSLRKAPGILLAALACVLLLAGYACAAPQQQGKVTWVYDGDTIKIAGIGKVRLLGIDVPEREGSPRDRYFTRQGISPATLRRVHAQARRLVRERSYGQTVSLRTGQPAHDRYGRLLAYVVLPDGRLLNRLLLERGLAVVYRRFDFTLKKDFLLAEKQARQAGRGMWED
- the larE gene encoding ATP-dependent sacrificial sulfur transferase LarE encodes the protein MPPDARYAKLLELLKNLGTAAVAFSGGVDSTLLLHAALEALGSDNVLAITVTSPFFPAWEQRDSQRFARQMGACQILVPCDLLSLPEVVRNDALRCYHCKKALFGLCLKTARQQGFNLMLDGTNLDDEDDYRPGHKAALELGVRSPLAEVGLNKEDIRRLSRHYDLPTWNRPAFACLASRIPYGTRIEASRLAQIETCETALRSLGFDGARARHHGDTVRIEIDPALFPALLDPTTRLTIIERAKAASFAYVSLDLEGYRTGSLNETLRRPDP